The genomic interval TCGGTGTGCCGGTCAGCGTAGGCAGCCGCCGGCCCCCGGGACATCGGCCGTCCGCCCTGCGCCGCTGGTCGTAGGACCGACGGGCCCCAGGGGCGCGGGGAACTGCGCGACCAGCCACATCGCACCCGCACCCCGACAACCGAACCCGGCACCCCCCTGGGCGCCCCGCCCAAGCCGGTCAGCCGCCGATCGCCCCGACGGGAATCCCGTACGCCCGCTCCACCCGCAGCCGCAGCACCAGCCGCCGGTCCCGGACCATGGCCGCCCGGTAGTCGTCCCAGTCGGGATGTTCGCCCTGGACGTCCCGGTACAGGCGGACGAGTTCCTCGACCGTGTCGTCGTGCGGGTCCTGCGCCACCGGGGTGAGGTCGGCCGTGCCCTCGGCGACCGTGTAGGCCCACCGGTCCGACGTCGTCACGTGGTACGAGGCACGGGGGTCCCGGCGCAGATTGCGGGTCTTGGCACGGTCGTCGGTGAGGGAGACCCGGATGATCCGCTCGTCGGGGTAGTAGGCGTGGGTGACGTTCGACAGCTGGGGGCGGCCGTCGCGCTTGAGGGTGACCAGCACCCCGCCGTGGCTCTCGGAAAGCAGCCGGAACAGTGCGTCCTGCGTCGCGTCATCGGTCATGACACGATCAACCGGCCCGGCCGCACCCCGCATTCCCCCCACCGCGGAATCCCGGCCGACCCGCGGCTCGCCGTGGTTTTCTGAGCGACGATGATGTCTGAGGTGGTCGGGACCGGGTATGTCGGTCCCCACCTCGACGGATGCGCGACGGAGGAAAGCAATGGCACAGCTTCGGCAAGAGGTCGATCCCGGTGAGGTGGGGCTGGACGCGAAGGCGCTCGACCGCCTGGACCAGCACTTCGCCCACTACGTCGACGAGGGCCGGATGCCCGGCTTCCTGGTGTCCGTCGCCCGCGGCGGCCGCGTCGCCCACCTCACCGCGCACGGCCACCGTGACCTCGCGGCCCGACTTCCGGTCGAGGCGGACACCCTGTGGCGGATCTACTCGATGACCAAGCCGGTCACCGCCGTGGCCGCCCTGATCCTGGTGGAGGAGGGCCGGCTGTCGCTGGACGACCCGGTCGCCGAGTATCTGCCGGCGTTCGCGCAGCCCCGGGTCTACGTGGACGGCTCCGGCGACAGCCTCACGACCCGCCCCGCGGACGGTCCCATCCTGGTCCGGCATCTGATGACCCACACCGCGGGCCTGACCTTCGCCTTCTACCACTCCCACCCGGTCGACGCCCTCTACCGCGAGGCCGGACTGGACTCGTCCGTGCTGCCGGGCTCGGACCTCGCCAAGACGGTCGACGTGTACGCGAGCCTGCCGCTCCAGTTCGAACCGGGCACCCAGTGGAACTACTCCGTCGCCTCCAACGTCCTGGGCCGCGTCATCGAGATCGCGTCCGGCCAGACCCTCGACACGTTCTTCGCCGAGCGGGTCCTCGGCCCGCTCGGGATGACCGACGCCGGGTTCTGGGTGACGGACGAACAGGCGGACAGGCTCGCGGAGTTGTACGGCGAGAAGGACGACGGCACCATCGAGCCGGTCCCCGGACTGCCGCTGCGGGGCCGCCCCCGCCTGCTGTCCGGCAGCGGCGGCCTCGCGGCATCGGCGTACGACGTCCACCGCTTCGCGGAACTGCTGCGCCGCCGCGGCGAACTGGACGGCACCCGCCTGCTGTCCCCCGAGACCGTGGACCTGATGACCTCCAACCACCTCCCGGGCGGCGCCGACCTGCGTGCCTTCGGCACCAAACCGGCCCACGACGAGCCCGGCAACGACGGCGTCGGCTTCGGCCTCGGCGTCTCCGTGGTGATCGACCCCGCCCGCACCCTGGCGCCCTCGACACTCGGTACCTACGGCTGGAGCGGGGCGGCGTCCACGACCTTCTGGGTCGACCCGGGCCGCGATCTGACCGTGCAGTTCTTCACCCAGGTGCGCCCGAAGTCGCTGAAGCTCTTCCCCGACCTCAAGCGGCTGGTCCACGAGGCCGTCACGGCGTAGGCGCCTACTGATCGACCCGCAGGGTGAAGTGCACACCGCCGCGGGCGAGTTCGCCCAGCCACTGCTCCGAGCGGTCTGCGGTCTCCGCCGCGCGGTTCAGCCCTGCCGGGAGGGAGCCGTCCAGGATGTGGCCGACGCCCAGGGCGAGGGTCCGGGAGACGCAGCGGGCCATGGCGCTGTCCTCCTCGTCACCCACCAGGTCGAGCAGATAGCCGCCGGACCAGGTGCGGCCGTCCTGCGCGCGCACGTCGAGGGAGACGGCGAGGACGACCCGGTCGCGGTCGGTGTCCGTCGTGGGGTACCTGGCAGCCAACTCCTGGGCCAGGGCGGCGATCCGGGTGTCGTCGCCGGTCCTCAGCTCCTCGAAGACCGGCTCCCAGGCGCGCAGCCAGCCGTCCAGCCGCAGGGTCCCGCGCACGAAGGTCCGCGGGGTCCAGGCGTCCGGCAGTCCGTACTGCTCGACGAAGGGCACGCTGTCACGGTTGGGGTAGACCTCGAAGGTCTCGCCGTCGACGACATGGCGCCGGGTCGCCTCCCAGGGACGCTCGGCGGTGGTCGGGGTGCCCTGGTCGATGTAGCGGGCGGGCGAGCGCAGGGCGTTCAGGACTCCGGCGGGGGCCCAGCTGAAGCGGTACCTGAAGTCGTTCGGGACGGCGGGCACACCACCGCAGTAGGAGGTGAGGCCGTACGACGCCGGTGTCGCGTCGCCGATCGCCTCGCGGGCCCGGGCGACGAGGCCGTGGGCGAAGAGGTGGTCGATGCCCGGGTCGAGGCCGGCCTCGGTGAGGACCACGAGCCCGGCCTTGTGCGCCATGGGCACGTGTTCGAGGACGGCGTCGGACACATAGCTGGAGCAGGCGAAGTGGGCGTTCTCGCGCACGCACGCGGCGAGGATCCCGGCGTGCTCGGGGGCGGGCAGCATCGACACGACGACGTCCCCGGGGGCCAGTTCGGCCGCGAGCGCGGCGAGCGTATACGCGCGGGGCGCGGCCCGTCCGTTGATACGCAGCCCTTCGAGGGCCTCTTCCGCCCGCTCCTCCGTGCGGTGCCACAACAGCACACGGTCGGCCGTGTCGCACAGTGCGGCCAGACCGCTGCCGGTGGAGAGTCCGGCGCCGATCCAGTGGACGGTGCCGCTCGCGGGAACCAGGTCAGACACGGCGGAACTCCCCTTCGTCGATGCCGAGTTCACGGCACGCCTGATGGAACCGGTCCAGGCAGCGCGCCCAGGGGCCGCCGACCCCGAACTCCAGCAGCAGGGGCAGCAGCGATCCGGAGAACCCGACGCTGGACTCCTCGGGGAGCAGGGACGGCAGGTTGTCGATGGCGATCAGGTCGAGCGGGGGTTCCTTGTGCAGCCGTCGGACGGGCTCGGCCCACTCGGTGGTGCGGTCGTAGACCGGCAGGACGTTCAGGGGCGAGCCGACGTCGCAGGTGACGTCGGAGAGGGTGCGCAGCCGGCGGGCCGGGTCGTCCAGGTCCGCCTCGCGGACGAAGGGCGGGATCGGGCTGGTGGCGAGGACGCAGTTCACCAGCACGTCGTGGGCGAGCAGGGCGGGGCGGTCCAGGTCGCGGGTCTCGTCGAGGTCCCAGCAGGTCGGCTCGACCCCGGCGGCCCGCAGCGCGACGCGGGCGCCCCGGCCGCTGCGCCCCAGGGCTCCGATCACCAGGGCCGTGAACTCCTCGTCCCCGGCGACGGGCCGCAGCGCCTCCTGAAGTTCTTCCTGCGAGGTGGGCGTGAGGGGGGCGGCCAGCCTCCCGCGGTGCTGGAGCACGGCCAGGGCCGCGCCGAGGTAACCGGCCCAGTAGCCGAAGGCGGCGAGCCTGCGGCCGTGGTCGTCGACCAGGTACTCCAGGTCGAGGAGGGCTCCTCCCCCGGCGGCGAACCGGCGCAGCAGCTCCTCGGCGCCCGGCTGCTCCTTGTACGCGTGCCCGAAGAAGACGTGCCGGTGCGTCAGGGCGGCGGGCTCGTCGGGGAGTTCCTTGAGGCCGACGACCACGGCGTCCTCGGGCGCCCGGGAGGCCCAGGAACCCGCGGGGGCGACACGGCAGCCGACCGCCGCGTACTGCTCGATCGGGAAGATCCGCTGCGGGGACTCCTCGACGGTCAGCGTCACGCCGCTGTCGACGAGTCGCCGGGCGTCGGACGGCACGAGGGGCGTGCGCCGCTCGGTGGAGCGGACCTCGTGGCGCAGCCACAGATGGAGCTCGGTCATACGCGGTTGGCCTCCGGGCGCGGGGCGTCGGCCGCGAACCGGCCGGCGCTGAGCGGGCTGATGTCCACGAAGGGTACGCGGCCGAGGTACAGGTCGCGGACGACCTCGCCGACGGCCGGTCCCTGGAGGAAGCCGTGGCCGGAGAAGCCGGTCGCGTACAGGAAGCGGGAGACCGAAGTCGCCTCGCCGATCAGGGCGTTGTGGTCGGGAGTGATCTCGTACAGGCCGGCCCAGCCGCCGGTGCGGCGCAGGTCGAGGAGAGCGGGGGCGCGGTGCTGCATGGCCTCGGCCAGGCGGGGGATCCAGCGGTCGTGGGTGGCGGTGTCGAAGCCGGGTCTCTCGTCGGGGTCGGACATGCCGAGGAGGAGGCCGGGGCCCTCGCGGTGGAAGTAGAGGCTGCTGGTGAAGTCGATGGTCATGGGGAGGCCGGGCGGCAGTGCGGCGACCGGTTCGGTGACCGCGATCTGGCGGCGCAGCGGCTCGACCGGCAGGTCCACGCCGACCATCGCGCCGACGGCCCGCGACCAGGCACCGGCCGCGCAGATCACCGTGCCGGTGGCGATCCGGCCCCTGGTCGTCGTCACGGCGGTGATGTCGTGGCCGTGCCGTTCGATGCCGGTGACCTCGGTGTGCCGGAGGATCGTCAGGCCGTGGCGGCGGGCGTCGGCCGCGTAGCCGTACACCACGGACTCCGGGGTGCAATGGCCGTCCTCGGGCGAGAAGGCGGCGGCGAGCAGGCCGTCGGTGGTGATGAGCGGGGACAGCCGGCGCGCCTCGGCCGGGTCGATCATGCGGCTCGGGACGCCGAGGCTGTTCTGGAGCCGCACGCTCTGCTCGAAGGAGGCGACCTCCTCGGGCGTCGACAGCAGGAACAGATATCCGACCCGGTGCAGGCCGATGTCCTGTCCTGTCTCCTCCCCGAACCGGCCGAACGCCTCCAGGCTGCGGGCCCCGAGCCGGATGTTGAGCTCGTCGGAGAACTGCGCCCGTACCCCGCCCGCCGCCTTCGAGGTGGAGCCGGAGGCGAGCTCGTCCCGCTCGACGAGCACCACGTCCCGTACGCCCGCGCGCACCAAGTGGCGGGCGATGCTCGTCCCCATGACCCCGCCGCCGATGACGACGACCTCGGCCGTGCGCGTGCTCACCGGCGCTCCCCCTCGGCCGCCCGCACCACGACGCGGGCGGCGGCCGCGTGCTGGTGGACGGTGTCACCGGGGGCGGCCCGGGCCACGGCTCGTCCGGTCGATACGTCACCCAGGCCGACGAGACCGGTCGCCGGCCCCGTCCGGAGCACGCCCCCGACCGACCCGGCGTGCTCCGCCGCGGTCGCCGGGTCGTTCACGACGACGGCCGCCGATCGCCGTAGGACTCCGGTGTCCGCCTCCCGGCGGGTTGCCTCGAAGGCGCCCCCGCCGACCACCGTGCACCCGGACGCGGGCGACGTCCCGCGCAGCACCGGTGTCGTACTCGGCGTGCGGGCAGCGAGCAGGCAGGCGCCCGCCATCGCCTCCTCGGTGTCCCCGGGCGCCTCGCGCGCGCGGGCGATCCCCCGCCCCCGGGCCTGAGTGCCCAAGCCCAGAACGGCGAGGTAGGTGGTGTCGGGCACGGCGGCACCGCGGCCGGCCACCAGGTCGCCCGGGGCCGCGTCGCGCGGGCGCGTGACCCGCTGTCCGGGGAGGAGGACGTCGTCGGTCATTCCCTCTTCCTGTCCGGATCCGGCCACCCGGAATCCGCCCGACGATCAGGACAGGTGGGCCACCGCGTCCAGATGGGGCAGGACGTGGTCCAGTCGCTCCCGCTTGGTGCGCAGATAGGTGATGTTGCTCTCGCACGGCGTGATCAGCAGCGGCACCGTCTCGGTGACCTCGATACCGTGCCGTTGCAGCGCCTCGCGCTTGCGCGGGTTGTTGGACATCAGGCGGACCGAGTTCACGCCCAGGTCGTGGAAGATGCCGGCGGCGACACCGTAGTCGCGGGAGTCCACCGGCAGACCGAGCGCGAGGTTCGCCTCGACGGTGTCCAGGCCCTCCGCCTGGAGCGCCATCGCGCGCAGCTTGGCGAGCAGGCCTATGCCCCGGCCCTCGTGGCCGCGCAGATAGACGACGATGCCGCTGCCCTCCTTGACCACGGCCCGCAGCGCGGCGTCCAGCTGGTCACCGCACTCGCAGTGCTGGGAGCCGAAAGCGTCACCGGTCAGGCACTCGGAATGCAGCCGCACGAGGACGTTCTCCGCGTCGATGTCACCGTAGACCAGGGCGACCTGTTCGTCACCGCGGTCGTGATCGAGGTAGCCGACCGCCTGGAATTTCCCGTACACGGTGGGCAGCGGGGCATTCACCACGCGTTCCACCCCGGTGCGCTGCGGTGCCTTCTTGCCGAGTACGCCAACGTAATCTGTCATGATCTGTTTCCTAAGCAGAGACGAAAGGCCGTGAAAAGATGAGCGGTTCGGAAATACGGTCGGCGGCGTACGGTCTGTTGCCGACGGACACTACGGAAGACGTACGGACGCGGGGCGCGGGCGTCTCAACTCAGGTCGCCGTCCTTCCGGTCGGGAGCTTCGAACAACACGGTCCGTACCTTCCCCTGGCGACCGACACCCTCGTCGCGTGTGCCGTCGCGCGGGAGATCGCCGCGGCGTACCCGGTGCACCTCCTCCCCCCGGTGACGATGTCCTGCTCGCACGAGCACGCGGCCTGGCCGGGGACCGTCAGCATCTCCGCCGTCACCCTTCACTCGGTGGTACAAGACATCGCCGCCTCGCTGCGCCGCTCGGGCGTCGAGGCTCTGGTCGTGGTCAACGGCCACGGGGGGAACTACGTGCTGGGCAACGTCGTCCAGGAGGCCTCCGCCCGCGGGGAGCGGATGGCGCTGTTCCCGGCCGCGGAGGACTGGGAGACCGCCCGTACGGAGGCGGGAGTGGTCACCTCGCTGCTCACCGACATGCACGCGGGAGAAATCGAGACCTCCATTCTTCTGCACACGCACCCGGAAAGTCTCCGCCCCGGTTACGAGACCTCCGATTTCGTCGCGGACGACCGTCGTCATCTCCTCACCCTCGGTATGTCCGGTTACACCGATTCCGGTGTCATCGGGCGCCCTTCACTGGGCTCGGCGGAAAAAGGGAAAGCCTTGCTGGAGAGCCTCGCGGCATCCTTCGGGACGTATTTCTCGATGCTGACCGCGTCCGGCGACGGCGCCGAGTAGGGCTTCGCCGGGCGCCGCAGACCCTGGTACCAGCGGGCGACCAGGACGGCCGCGCCCGGCAGGCTCGCCACGAAGCTGAGGACGCCGTACACGATCGCGGTCGCGAGGCCGGCGCCGGCGCCGAGGCCCATGGCGGCGAACGCCCAGGCGGTGACGCCCTCCCGGGGGCCGAAGCCGCCGATGTTCAGGGGCAGTCCCATGGCGAGCAGGGCGAGCACGGCCAGCGGCAGCAGGGCGGCGACGGAGGCGTCGGAGCCCGCGATGCGTGCGGCGAGCACGAACATCCCGAGGTGGCCGGCGAGGACGACGGCCGAGGAGAGCGTGACGCCGGGCCAGTTGCGGCGGGACAGCAGCGCCTCGCGGGCCTCGCCGAGGGTCGCGCGCAGCATCCGGCCGCGACGGGTGGAGGGGGCCCGGTTCATCCGCAGGGCCACGACGACGGCGAGCGCGCCGAGGCCGGCCAGGCCGGCGACGGGGGCGAGGTGGCGGGCCTGGGCCAGCACCGGGGAGTCCATGGTGAGCAGCACGGCACCGCCGACGACCGCCAACGCGATCTGACCGGCGACCCGTTCGAGGACGACCGCCCGTACTCCGCGGCCCATGTCGCCGGCGCTCTGTCCGTGGCGGACCGCGCGGTGCACGTCGCCGAGGACACCGCCGGGCAGGGCCGCGTTCAGGAACAGGGCACGGTAGTAGTCGGCCACGGCCTCGCCGAGGGGCAGCCGGATGCGCAGCCCGCGGGCCACCAACTGCCAGCGCCAGGCGCTGAACACGGTGGTCAGCACGCCGATCGCGAGGGCCGCCAGCAGGGCGGGGCCGTCGATCCGGCGCAGCCCGTCCAGGAAGACGCCGGTGCCGAGGCGCCACAGCAGGAGGGCGAGGATGGTGACCCCGGCGACCGTGCCGAAGTGGGTGCGCAGGGCGCGGGAGTTGAGGACGGCGCGCAGGGCCGTACGCCACCGGGGGGCTGCGGGGTGAGCGGGCTCGGGCCGGGCCGCGGTCACGATCACGCCGATCCGGTCGTGGGAGACGGCGGCTTCGGCCAGGTCCCCGGCGGGCACGCCGGCGGCTTCGAGGATCTCGGCCCGGGCCACGAGTGCGTCGGTCCGTGCGGTGAGCAGCTCGTCCCGGGTCTGGACCACCTCGGCCCGCAGGGTGCGGGCCCGGTGGGAGAGCGTGCCCGGCCCGGCCGGGTCCGCGGGTCGCCGTACGGGCAGCGGCGCCTTGGTGCGGCCGGTGCCGCGGGCCGAGAGGTCCGTGTCCGGCCGCACCGTCTCCACGCTCATGACGCTCCGCCCGTCGGACGGGACAGCGCCAGCAGGTCGCTGTGGTGGACGACGACCTTCAACTCGCCCGCGCGGCAGGCCTCCAGACGGTCCTGGAGGTAGCGCTCGGCACGCTCCTTCAGTTCGGGGCGCTCCTCGACGGCCGCGCCGACCCAGCCGCGCAGCCACTGCGCGGTGAGCGCGGACTCGGCGGGGCCCAGGCGCCAGGCGCTCGGGTGCAGCCGGACCGTCGCGCCCCGCTCGGAGAAGGCCTCGCAGGCGACGGTGACGGCGTCCGGGCCGAGCAGTCCGCCGCGCCGCTGGTGGGCGTTGAACGCGTCGGCGATCTCCTCGTCCAGCGGGTCGGCCGGGGTGAGTTCGACGCGGCCCGCCACGGACAGGGTGAGCAGGGCCGGGCATCCGGCGCCCGTGCAGGCCGCGGCGAGGGTGTCGATCTCCTCGCGGGTGAGGACGTCCAGGAGCGCGGAGGCCGTCACCAGGGACGCGCCGGCGAGGGCGTCCGGGGTGAGCAGGCCGACGTCGCCGCGGCGCGTCTCGACGGTGACCCGGCTGCCGTCGGCCGCGGAGCGCGGGGAGGCGACGGCCGCGAAGTGCAGGAGGTAGGGGTCCCGGTCGTGCAGGATCCAGTGCTGGGGGCCGTCCAGACGGGACGCGAGCCAGCGCCCCATCGAGCCGGTGCCGCAGCCCAGGTCGTGGATGACCAGTCCGGCCTTGCCCGGCAGGTTGGCCAGCCGGATGCGCAGCGGGTCGAGCAGATCGGCCGCCCGCGCGGCCGCGTCGGGTCCTTCCCGCAGTTCCAGCCACTCGGGGGCGTAACGGGGAGCGTCGTCGGGTCCGGCGTCCCTGAGGCGTACGGTCGGACGCTCGCCGGGGCGGGTGCTGGGACCGGCACCGGGGATGACCGATTCTGCTTCGGCAGGGACACCAGGATTCACCGACGCCACCTCTCGAGGCCCCGGCTGTGCCGGGATCTTGCCGCTCTGCTTGGTCGCCGTCTTCCTCATGCCGCCCTCCTGGGCTCGCTCGGGAGTCGGCCGAGTACTCCGGCCAGGCTGCGGGCCGTGGTCGCCCAGCCGTCCAGGGCGGCCCGTCGGCCCCGGGCAGCCGCCTTGAGCCTGCGTCGTACGTCCGCCTCGCCGAACCAGCCGCGCAGTTCGGCGGCGAGGGCGGCCGGGTCCTCCGGCGGGACGAGGATGCCGGGCACCCCGCCGTCGGGGGCGCGGCCGACCGCCTCGGCGACTCCGCCGACGTCGGTGGCCAGCACCGGGATGCCGCGCGCGAGGGCCTCGGTGACCGCCATGCCGTAGGTCTCGGCGTAGGAGGTGAGGACCATCAGGTCGGCGGCGGCGTAGCTGGCGTCGAGCTCGGCGCCGGCCTTCGGTCCCGCGAGGTGCAGGCGGTCCTGGAGGCCGTACCGCTTGATGAGCATCCGCAGGTGGGCGACGTACTCGGGATCCTGGGTGATCCCGCCGACGCACACGCAGCTCCACGGCAGGTCCTGGGCACCGGCCAGGGCCTCGATCAGCCGGTGCTGTCCCTTGCGGGGCGTCACCGCGGCCACGCACAGCAGTCGGGAGACTCCGTCGGTGCCGGAGGCGAGCGGGGCGATGTCGGCGCCCGGGGTGGCGACATGGACCCGCTCGGGGGCGAGGCCGTGGTGGGAGACGAGCCGGCGTACGGCCCAGTCGCTGGTGGCGATGACGGCGGGCACGGCCCGCAGCACCTCGCGCTCCTTGGCGTCCAGTTCGAGGGCGAGCCCGGGTTCGAGTCCCGTCTCGTCGCCGAGCGGCAGGTGGACGAGGACGGCGATGCTCAGCCGTTCGGCCTCCGGGACGACGATCTCCGGTACGCCGCAGGCGACCAGCCCGTCGATGAGGACGACGGTGCCGTCGGGCAGGTCCCGCAGGGTGCGGGCGAGTTCGGTACGGGCCGGCGCTCCCGGCCGGGGCCAGCTGCCGGCCACCGCGTGCCGCTCGACCTGCCAGCCGAAGCCGGGCAGGTCCAGGCAGACCCGCCGGTCGTAGGCGTTGCCGCCGCTCGGCGCGGTCGGGTCGTCCACGCCGCCCGGCATCACGAAGTGCACGGTCCGCAGGGACATCGGGATGATCTCGGCCTTCTTGAGAGCCGTGTGCTGTACGGGCACGTAGTCGAGCGTGGCCGTCCGCCCGGTCGTCATGTCGGTCACAGGGCACGCTCGTAACTCGCCCACGCGACATGCGACTCGTGCAGGGTGACGGTCAGCCCCGCGAGACCCTTGGCGCCCTCGCCGAGAGCGCCCTTCTCGATGCGCTCGGCGAGCCGGTCCGCGATGACCTTCGCCAGGAACTCCGTGGAGGTGTTGACCCCGGCGAAGTCGGGTTCGTTGTCGAGGTTTCTGTAGTTCAGCTCGCTGACTACGGCCCCGAGTTCCTGGGTGGCCAGTCCGATGTCGACGACGATGTTGTCGTCGTCCAGCTGTTCGCGCCGGAACGTGGCGTCCACGAGGAACGTCGCGCCGTGCAGTCGCTGCGCGGGGCCGAAGACCTCGCCGCGGAAGCTGTGGGCGATCATGATGTGATCGCGGACGGTGATGCTGAACAACGGACGACCCTCCAGGTGCGGCGCGTCTGGTCCCCGGCTGATCCCTGCCGGGGGATGCCGTGTAGTACGGCTCTCCGCTTCCCCGTGTTCAGCCGGATCTCACTCTTTTCTCAGGTCAGGCGCTCTTGCCGTACCTCACGAGGTGACAGAGGGCCGGAATCTCCCCACTGGCCAGCAAGGGCATCACCTCCGGCAGTTCTTCGAACGCGCTTTCCCCCGTGATGAGGGCGTCAAGCACCGGATCGGCGAGCAGTTTCAGCGCGAGGGCGAGCCGGTCGCCGTAGCTGCGGTTGCCGCGGGCGGGGGACACCGTGCCGACCTGGCTGCTGCGGATGACGAGCCGCCGGGAGTGGAAGGCCTCGCCGAGCGGCAGGCTGACCTTCCGGTCGCCGTACCAGCTCAGTTCGAGGACCGTGCCCTCGGCGCTGAGGAGTTCCAGGGAGCGGGCGAGGCCCTGTTCGGTGGCGCTGGCGTGGACGACGAGGTCGCAGTCGCCGAGGGCGTCCGCGGGGGACGCGAAGCCGACGCCGAGGGCCTCGGCGGTCTCGGCGCGGGCGGGGTCGGCGTCCACCAACTGGACACGCACGCCGGGAAAGCGGGCGAGGAGCGCCGCCACGGAGCTGCCGACCATGCCACCACCGACCACCGCGATCCGGTCGCCCACCAGGGGGGCGGCGTCCCAGAGGGCGTTCACGGCGGTCTCGACCGTGCCGGCGAGGACGGCCCGGCGGGCGGGCACGTCGTCCGGTACGACCGTCACGGCGCTCGCGGGCACCACGTACCGCGTCTGATGCGGGTACAGACAGAAGACGGTCCTGCCCTTCAGCGCGGCGGGCCCCTCCTCCACCAGCCCCACGCTGAGGTAGCCGTACTTCACGGGTCCCGGGAAGTCGCCCTCCTGGAACGGTGCCCGCATGGCCGCGTGCTGGCTCTCGGGCACCTGGCCGCGGAACACGAGTGTCTCCGTGCCCCTGCTGACTCCCGAGTACAGCGAGCGGACCAGCACCTCGTCCTTGCCGGGGGCCGGAAGCGCGATGTCCCGCAGCTCGCCCTTCCCCGGAGAACGGAGCCAGAACGCACGTGCGGCGGCCTTCATCGAAACCCTCCTGAACGATCGGG from Streptomyces sp. CC0208 carries:
- a CDS encoding saccharopine dehydrogenase — its product is MTELHLWLRHEVRSTERRTPLVPSDARRLVDSGVTLTVEESPQRIFPIEQYAAVGCRVAPAGSWASRAPEDAVVVGLKELPDEPAALTHRHVFFGHAYKEQPGAEELLRRFAAGGGALLDLEYLVDDHGRRLAAFGYWAGYLGAALAVLQHRGRLAAPLTPTSQEELQEALRPVAGDEEFTALVIGALGRSGRGARVALRAAGVEPTCWDLDETRDLDRPALLAHDVLVNCVLATSPIPPFVREADLDDPARRLRTLSDVTCDVGSPLNVLPVYDRTTEWAEPVRRLHKEPPLDLIAIDNLPSLLPEESSVGFSGSLLPLLLEFGVGGPWARCLDRFHQACRELGIDEGEFRRV
- a CDS encoding saccharopine dehydrogenase family protein gives rise to the protein MSDLVPASGTVHWIGAGLSTGSGLAALCDTADRVLLWHRTEERAEEALEGLRINGRAAPRAYTLAALAAELAPGDVVVSMLPAPEHAGILAACVRENAHFACSSYVSDAVLEHVPMAHKAGLVVLTEAGLDPGIDHLFAHGLVARAREAIGDATPASYGLTSYCGGVPAVPNDFRYRFSWAPAGVLNALRSPARYIDQGTPTTAERPWEATRRHVVDGETFEVYPNRDSVPFVEQYGLPDAWTPRTFVRGTLRLDGWLRAWEPVFEELRTGDDTRIAALAQELAARYPTTDTDRDRVVLAVSLDVRAQDGRTWSGGYLLDLVGDEEDSAMARCVSRTLALGVGHILDGSLPAGLNRAAETADRSEQWLGELARGGVHFTLRVDQ
- the ribA gene encoding GTP cyclohydrolase II — translated: MTDYVGVLGKKAPQRTGVERVVNAPLPTVYGKFQAVGYLDHDRGDEQVALVYGDIDAENVLVRLHSECLTGDAFGSQHCECGDQLDAALRAVVKEGSGIVVYLRGHEGRGIGLLAKLRAMALQAEGLDTVEANLALGLPVDSRDYGVAAGIFHDLGVNSVRLMSNNPRKREALQRHGIEVTETVPLLITPCESNITYLRTKRERLDHVLPHLDAVAHLS
- a CDS encoding serine hydrolase domain-containing protein, whose protein sequence is MAQLRQEVDPGEVGLDAKALDRLDQHFAHYVDEGRMPGFLVSVARGGRVAHLTAHGHRDLAARLPVEADTLWRIYSMTKPVTAVAALILVEEGRLSLDDPVAEYLPAFAQPRVYVDGSGDSLTTRPADGPILVRHLMTHTAGLTFAFYHSHPVDALYREAGLDSSVLPGSDLAKTVDVYASLPLQFEPGTQWNYSVASNVLGRVIEIASGQTLDTFFAERVLGPLGMTDAGFWVTDEQADRLAELYGEKDDGTIEPVPGLPLRGRPRLLSGSGGLAASAYDVHRFAELLRRRGELDGTRLLSPETVDLMTSNHLPGGADLRAFGTKPAHDEPGNDGVGFGLGVSVVIDPARTLAPSTLGTYGWSGAASTTFWVDPGRDLTVQFFTQVRPKSLKLFPDLKRLVHEAVTA
- a CDS encoding FAD-binding oxidoreductase, producing the protein MSTRTAEVVVIGGGVMGTSIARHLVRAGVRDVVLVERDELASGSTSKAAGGVRAQFSDELNIRLGARSLEAFGRFGEETGQDIGLHRVGYLFLLSTPEEVASFEQSVRLQNSLGVPSRMIDPAEARRLSPLITTDGLLAAAFSPEDGHCTPESVVYGYAADARRHGLTILRHTEVTGIERHGHDITAVTTTRGRIATGTVICAAGAWSRAVGAMVGVDLPVEPLRRQIAVTEPVAALPPGLPMTIDFTSSLYFHREGPGLLLGMSDPDERPGFDTATHDRWIPRLAEAMQHRAPALLDLRRTGGWAGLYEITPDHNALIGEATSVSRFLYATGFSGHGFLQGPAVGEVVRDLYLGRVPFVDISPLSAGRFAADAPRPEANRV
- a CDS encoding lysylphosphatidylglycerol synthase transmembrane domain-containing protein, which gives rise to MSVETVRPDTDLSARGTGRTKAPLPVRRPADPAGPGTLSHRARTLRAEVVQTRDELLTARTDALVARAEILEAAGVPAGDLAEAAVSHDRIGVIVTAARPEPAHPAAPRWRTALRAVLNSRALRTHFGTVAGVTILALLLWRLGTGVFLDGLRRIDGPALLAALAIGVLTTVFSAWRWQLVARGLRIRLPLGEAVADYYRALFLNAALPGGVLGDVHRAVRHGQSAGDMGRGVRAVVLERVAGQIALAVVGGAVLLTMDSPVLAQARHLAPVAGLAGLGALAVVVALRMNRAPSTRRGRMLRATLGEAREALLSRRNWPGVTLSSAVVLAGHLGMFVLAARIAGSDASVAALLPLAVLALLAMGLPLNIGGFGPREGVTAWAFAAMGLGAGAGLATAIVYGVLSFVASLPGAAVLVARWYQGLRRPAKPYSAPSPDAVSIEKYVPKDAARLSSKAFPFSAEPSEGRPMTPESV
- a CDS encoding class I SAM-dependent methyltransferase, which codes for MRKTATKQSGKIPAQPGPREVASVNPGVPAEAESVIPGAGPSTRPGERPTVRLRDAGPDDAPRYAPEWLELREGPDAAARAADLLDPLRIRLANLPGKAGLVIHDLGCGTGSMGRWLASRLDGPQHWILHDRDPYLLHFAAVASPRSAADGSRVTVETRRGDVGLLTPDALAGASLVTASALLDVLTREEIDTLAAACTGAGCPALLTLSVAGRVELTPADPLDEEIADAFNAHQRRGGLLGPDAVTVACEAFSERGATVRLHPSAWRLGPAESALTAQWLRGWVGAAVEERPELKERAERYLQDRLEACRAGELKVVVHHSDLLALSRPTGGAS
- a CDS encoding PPOX class F420-dependent oxidoreductase; translated protein: MTDDATQDALFRLLSESHGGVLVTLKRDGRPQLSNVTHAYYPDERIIRVSLTDDRAKTRNLRRDPRASYHVTTSDRWAYTVAEGTADLTPVAQDPHDDTVEELVRLYRDVQGEHPDWDDYRAAMVRDRRLVLRLRVERAYGIPVGAIGG